The genomic DNA ATTCTTTACTATCTATTATTTTATAATGAGATTGAGAATTTATAATATATCTAGCCAAATACCTTTTAGCAACTAGCCTTTTTAGTAGTATTTTTATTGTACTTTTATGCCATCCATAAATCTGTTTTATTTCTTTTACAATTTCTTTTTTAGGCATTAGAGTGTCTTTTTTCCATAAATACTCCATTACTATTAATTCTGCTCTTAATAATTTTTCTATTAATATTTCTTCTTTCAATTTATGTCACTTCCTTAATTCTTCTAACTTAAGTTAATAATAGGAGCTTTTTAAGACAAAAACTAGAGGTAAGTTTTACCAAATATTCTACATATTTAGTCTGTTTTTTTGAATGTAAAATAATATTCATATGTATAAATTTGTTTAATTTACAAACAATGCTACCAAACAATAAATAGCTCTATTGTATTATTTTAGTTGTAGAATAGCA from Clostridioides difficile ATCC 9689 = DSM 1296 includes the following:
- a CDS encoding BlaI/MecI/CopY family transcriptional regulator; the encoded protein is MKEEILIEKLLRAELIVMEYLWKKDTLMPKKEIVKEIKQIYGWHKSTIKILLKRLVAKRYLARYIINSQSHYKIIDSKEYYTFKKKVLKSSKSIKIMRSLTTTHKNVSKEKLDLLDEYYRNLKE